The Phaeacidiphilus oryzae TH49 region GATGGACGACATCGAGGCGCTCTGCTCCGAGGTCACCATCCTGGCCACCGGCCGGGTCCGCTTCACCGGCCCGCTGGACAAACTGGCGGCCGAGAACACCGAGCTCGACTACCGGCTCCTCACCTCGGACCCCGCGGCCGCCCGGACGCTCGCCGCCGAGGCGGACGGGATACGGGTGACCGAGCCGGCCCGGTCCTGGCGCGGGGCCGAGGCGCTGGTCGTCCGGGCGCAGCTGCCCGCGCTGGACGGGCTGGTGGCCGAGCTGGCGCGGGCGGAGGTCGCGGTGCGCGAGCTCGCCCCGGTGAGGTCGCCGCTGGAGGCCGCCTTCCTCGCCCTCACCGAGAGCGCCGAGACCTCGGAGAGCGACGCAGGCACCCAGAGCGCCCAGAGCACCGAGACGCAGGAGGCCGAGTGATGTCCGCGACCGTCGCCGACGAGGGCACCGCCCCCGCCGGGACCCGGACCGAAGCCGTCCAGGCGCTCCGCGTGCCGGTCTCCCGCAGCTACCGCTTCGAGCTGGTCAAGCTGGTCTCCCAGTGGCGGATCCGGCTGCTGATGCTGGTCTGCTGGCTGGTGCCCGGGCTCTTCGTGGCCGCGGTGAGCCTGCAGAGCACCCTCCCCACCGACACCCTCTTCGGCCGCTGGATGCACGCCAGCGGCTGGGCGGGGCCGCTGGTGGTGCTCGGCTTCGCCGGGTCCTGGGCGCTGCCGCTGCTCACCTCGGTGGTCGCGGGCGACGTCTTCGCGGCCGAGGACCGGCTCGGCACCTGGCGGCATCTGCTGGTCGCGGTCCGCTCCCCGCGCCGGATCTTCGCCGCCAAGGCGCTGGCCGGGCTCACCGTCATCCTGGCGATGGTCGCCGGCCTGGTGGCCTCCAGCGCCGTCGGCGGCTTGCTCTCGGTGGGCGACCAGCCGCTGGTCGGCCTGGACGGCCATCCGCTGGCCTCCTCGGACGCCGCCGGGCACGTGCTGCTGGCCTGGCTCTGCGTGCTGGCGCCCACGCTGGCCCTGGCCGGCATCGGGCTGCTCGGCTCGGTGGTGCTCGGCCGCTCCCCGATCGGCCTGCTGCTGCCCGCACTGCTCGCGGTCGCCATGCAGCTGGCGCAGATGCTGCCGCTGCCGGTGGCGCTGCGGCTGGCACTGCCCGGCTACGCCTTCATCGCCTGGAACGGCCTCTTCGCCGCCCCCGCCCAGCTGGGCGAACTGCTGATCGCGGTCGCGGTCAGCCTGGCCTGGGCGGTGGCCGCCACCGTCTCCGCGTATCTGCTCTTCGTACGCCGGGACTTCACCAATGCCACCGACGACGGACTCGGCCGGCGGGCGCTGTGGGTCGGACTGCTGCCGCCGGTCGGACTGCTCGCACTGGGCTTCGGCGCGGTGGCCGCGGCCGCCCCCTCGACAACCGGCTCGGGGATCACCCAGGCGAAGGTGGAGCGCTCGGTGGCCACCTCCTTCGCCCACCTCTACCGGCTGCAGACCGAGCAGCTCCACCGCCCCGCGGTGACCGAGGCGCAGCTGCGGACCACCGCGACCTGCGACCGCAGCGACGGCCAGGTCGACCCGACCGGTCCCGGCAACGACTGGCGCTGCGTGGTCACCTGGCACCTCCCCGGCGCCGCCGCCCCGGGGAACGCCGTCTACCAGCTCGACGTCGCCTCGGACGGCCGTATCGAGGCCGACGGCGACGGACCGAAGGAAGTCAACGGCTACTTCCTGGTGCGCTCCGCCCACGCGGACGCGCCGAACCCGCTCTGGCAGTTCGACGGCGACGTCGAGCTGCTGCCCACCTCCCCGAAGGGATGACCCCCATGCAGGTGACTCGCCGCCGACGAAGCGCTGAGCACGACGGGCTCGCCGAGAAGCGGCAGCTCGTGGTGCTCGGCCGGCGAGTGGGCCGGCGGGCGGCACTGCTGACCGCCTGCGTCACCGCCGTCGCACTCGCGACCGGCACCGCCATCGCCCAGACCAACCAGTTCGGCACCCAGCAGGTCGGCCAGACCACCGCGAAGGGCGAGGTGATATCGAGCGACCAGTACCTCGCGCCGTACGGCGACCGGACGGTCATCGACGACGGCAAGATCATGTCCTCCACCGTCAGCCCGGACGGCTCGCACCTGGCGGCGGCGGTGACC contains the following coding sequences:
- a CDS encoding ABC transporter permease → MSATVADEGTAPAGTRTEAVQALRVPVSRSYRFELVKLVSQWRIRLLMLVCWLVPGLFVAAVSLQSTLPTDTLFGRWMHASGWAGPLVVLGFAGSWALPLLTSVVAGDVFAAEDRLGTWRHLLVAVRSPRRIFAAKALAGLTVILAMVAGLVASSAVGGLLSVGDQPLVGLDGHPLASSDAAGHVLLAWLCVLAPTLALAGIGLLGSVVLGRSPIGLLLPALLAVAMQLAQMLPLPVALRLALPGYAFIAWNGLFAAPAQLGELLIAVAVSLAWAVAATVSAYLLFVRRDFTNATDDGLGRRALWVGLLPPVGLLALGFGAVAAAAPSTTGSGITQAKVERSVATSFAHLYRLQTEQLHRPAVTEAQLRTTATCDRSDGQVDPTGPGNDWRCVVTWHLPGAAAPGNAVYQLDVASDGRIEADGDGPKEVNGYFLVRSAHADAPNPLWQFDGDVELLPTSPKG